The Ranitomeya imitator isolate aRanImi1 chromosome 6, aRanImi1.pri, whole genome shotgun sequence genome window below encodes:
- the ATG9B gene encoding autophagy-related protein 9B, giving the protein MEAQEQFREYQRLEDFEEDSPPGEEDLLVHVPEAVKDSWHHIKNLDNFFTKIYHFHQKNGFACMVLSDFFELVQFLFVVMFTTFLFHCVEYDVLFANKPVNHTHSGTSPDRNKVTLADAILPAQQCALRIQESGWIIFLLVMAAIFWLYRLIKMFCNLLSYWEIRKFYIRALKIPSDELCNFTWQEVQSRLISLQREQPMCVHKKELTELDIYHRILRFKNYMVAMVNKSLLPVRFRLPLAGDITFLSQGLKYNLELLFFWGPGSLFQNKWNLQPKYKRPGQRLELAQELSRTIILLGLANLFLCPFILVWQILYAFFSYTEVIKREPGSLGARRWSLYGRLYLRHFNELTHELQARMSRGYKPATKYMNSFASPLLAIAAKNLGFFAGSLLAVLIALTVYDEDVLTVQHILTAITVLGVLVTIARSFIPDEHMVWCPEQLLQCVLAHIHYMPDHWQGHAHKLETRDELAQLFQYKAVFILEELLSPIITPFILIFTLRPKSLEIIDFFRNFSVEVVGVGDICSFAQMDIRKHGNPQWMSEGQTQASVYQQAENGKTELSLMHFAITNPRWHPPLESSMFIGHVKEKVQQDAANAPPAQQILCDAPICSSILSNESGTAPDTLLASVLVHPVLTASGLPTRDRRFAQPTTTASAAASVLASLSASQISSRPQGLHSNSSLYTSDRTVLQQSTMSPSESQIQSISHLSLLASEFASAEMSLHAIYMHEVHQNQGSSQRPLGMWQAADMSPHQRQVPGARSGHRSGYRGLRLGGWEEEEQEAEERTPLQAASSAHSTSSSGSS; this is encoded by the exons atggaggcgcaggagcaATTCCGAGAATATCAGAGGTTAGAAGACTTCGAGGAGGATTCGCCTCCGGGAGAAGAGGATTTACTGGTGCACGTTCCTGAAGCCGTCAAAG actcctggCATCACATTAAGAACTTGGATAACTTCTTCACTAAG ATTTACCATTTCCACCAGAAGAATGGCTTCGCCTGCATGGTGCTGTCCGACTTCTTTGAACTTGT CCAGTTCCTGTTTGTCGTTATGTTCACCACCTTCCTATTTCACTGTGTGGAATATGACGTCCTTTTTGCCAACAAACCTGTCAACCACACACATTCAGGGACCAGTCCTGACCGAAACAAGGTGACCTTGGCTGACGCCATCCTGCCTGCCCAGCAATGTGCCCTCAG gattcaggagagcGGTTGGATCATCTTCCTTCTTGTCATGGCGGCCATATTTTGGCTTTATCGTCTGATCAAGATGTTCTGCAACCTGCTGAGTTACTGGGAGATCCGAAAGTTCTACATCCGAGCACTGAAAATCCCATCG gatgagttgtgtaACTTCACATGGCAGGAGGTCCAGTCCCGTCTCATCTCCCTGCAGAGAGAGCAGCCCATGTGCGTCCACAAGAAGGAGCTGACCGAGCTCGACATCTACCATCGCATCCTACGCTTCAAGAACTACATGGTGGCCATGGTGAACAAGAGCCTCCTCCCTGTCCGCTTCCGCCTCCCTCTGGCCGGGGACATCACGTTCCTCAGCCAGGGGCTTAAGTACAACCTGGAGCTTCTCTTCTTCTGGGGTCCCGGGTCTCTTTTTCAAAACAAATGGAACTTGCAGCCCAAGTACAAGCGTCCAGGGCAAAGGCTGGAGCTCGCTCAGGAGCTGAGCCGCACCATCATCCTCCTTGGACTGGCAAACCTCTTCTTGTGCCCGTTTATACTGGTCTGGCAGATACTCTACGCCTTCTTCAGCTACACCGAAGTCATCAAGAGGGAGCCGGGCAGCCTGGGCGCCAGACGTTGGTCACTGTACGGCCGACTTTACCTGCGCCACTTTAACGAGCTGACGCACGAGCTGCAGGCGCGGATGAGTCGCGGTTATAAGCCGGCTACAAAGTACATGAACTCTTTTGCATCTCCGCTTTTGGCCATTGCCGCCAAGAACCTGGGCTTTTTCGCTGGGTCCCTGCTGGCGGTCCTCATCGCTCTGACCGTGTACGATGAAGATGTGTTAACTGTCCAGCACATACTGACCGCCATTACAGTCCTCGGAGTGTTGGTCACTATAGCCAG GTCATTTATCCCTGATGAGCACATGGTGTGGTGTCCGGAACAGCTCCTGCAGTGTGTCCTAGCCCACATACACTACATGCCGGACCACTGGCAAGGGCACGCTCATAAGCTGGAAACCCGCGATGAGTTGGCACAGCTCTTCCAGTACAAGGCG GTCTTTATTCTAGAAGAACTCCTCAGCCCCATCATCACCCCGTTCATCCTGATCTTCACCCTGCGTCCCAAGTCCCTGGAGATCATTGATTTCTTCCGCAACTTTTCCGTGGAGGTGGTGGGAGTCGGTGATATCTGCTCATTCGCTCAAATGGACATTAGGAAACATGGAAACCCACAG TGGATGTCGGAGGGGCAGACTCAAGCCTCCGTCTACCAGCAGGCCGAGAACGGGAAGACCGAGTTGTCTTTGATGCACTTTGCGATCACGAACCCGCGCTGGCACCCCCCACTGGAGAGCTCCATGTTTATCGGCCACGTGAAGGAGAAGGTTCAACAAGACGCAGCCAACGCTCCCCCCGCCCAGCAGATTCTGTGTGATGCCCCCATCTGCAGCTCCATCCTGTCCAATGAAtctgggactgcg cctgATACTTTGCTGGCCAGTGTTCTGGTCCATCCAGTCCTGACTGCCAGTGGGTTGCCCACCCGAGACCGCCGCTTTGCTCAGCCCACTACGACCGCATCTGCTGCAGCGAGTGTCCTGGCATCTCTGTCAGCTTCGCAGATCTCCAGTCGACCACAGGGGTTGCACTCCAATAGTTCACTGTACACCAGCGACCGGACGGTCCTGCAGCAGAG CACCATGTCTCCCAGTGAGTCTCAGATCCAGAGCATTTCTCACTTGTCTCTTTTGGCCTCTGAATTTGCATCTGCCGAGATGAGCTTACACGCCATTTACATGCACGAG GTACACCAGAATCAGGGCTCGTCACAACGCCCCCTAGGGATGTGGCAGGCGGCAGACATGTCACCGCATCAGAGACAAGTGCCAG GCGCCAGGTCCGGTCATCGCTCCGGCTATCGGGGTCTGCGCCTTGGTGgatgggaggaggaggaacaggaggcagAAGAAAGGACCCCCCTCCAGGCGGCGTCCTCCGCACACAGCACAAGCAGCAGCGGAAGCAGCTAA